One stretch of Arachis hypogaea cultivar Tifrunner chromosome 20, arahy.Tifrunner.gnm2.J5K5, whole genome shotgun sequence DNA includes these proteins:
- the LOC112786354 gene encoding uncharacterized protein, which produces MADAPPPSLSELMRMVAELQQANQRMADENQIMSAQIAELNHARIEHNDAHRQQAEDEEHQSQPTHVSETAQHEEQQPEDKKEESEDLVGPFTEEVMNFELPKRFTLPLTLTPYDGLGDPRKFIKKFRSIMIVNGASDTVLCRCFPNYLDGPALDWLCALPIAGSISRFHQLAKLFEEHFAGSAIYLHDSDYLNTIKQGPNESLKDYMTRFTKVAISIPDLHPEVHLHAIKSGLRPGKFQETIAVAKPKTLAEFREKAKGQIDIEELRQARKSDKSHFREEDKSSSIKKSFKLTPRFDSYTQFNTKKEDIIKEILNSKLIKPPRKAGTYQDVKHVDKSKYCAFHQKHGHNTDDCVVAKDLLERLARQGHLDKYIGGQIQKRGPSSTTNDLSEQHRGKEKASSNQYERPRGIINCISGGYASGGYSNSARKRSFRAICSVEGPKQDVAINNPQPEVTFTQANFNSSIQNLDDPVVITLQIGDLLVKKVLLDPGNSADVLFYSTFQKMKLSDNMLQSTGGDLVGFSGERVPILGSVWLQTTLGEHPLSKTNDIQYLVVDCFSPYNLILGRPFLNKFGAIVSTVHLCVKFPLQDDQVATIHGNHKEARQCYNTSMKFQNRSTQQVNNVELKQNEDTLADLDPRADFLERPKPSDDLQKVYFNNDPNNLHM; this is translated from the coding sequence ATGGCTGACGCACCGCCTCCGTCACTGTCCGAACTCATGCGAATGGTAGCTGAGCTACAGCAAGCTAATCAGCGGATGGCTGACGAGAACCAAATAATGTCTGCTCAAATTGCTGAACTAAATCATGCTCGGATTGAACACAATGATGCTCATCGCCAACAGGCGGAGGACGAGGAACATCAATCCCAGCCGACTCATGTTTCGGAAACCGCTCAACATGAAGAGCAGCAGCCCGAAGACAAGAAAGAAGAATCCGAGGACCTTGTAGGCCCCTTTACAGAAGAAGTAATGAACTTTGAACTGCCGAAGAGGTTCACTCTGCCGTTGACCCTCACGCCTTATGATGGACTCGGAGATCCGAGGAAGTTCATAAAGAAATTCCGATCAATAATGATCGTCAATGGTGCATCAGATACAGTCTTATGTCGTTGTTTTCCGAATTatttagacggtcctgcacttgattggttgtgTGCTTTGCCTATTGCAGGTTCCATTTCACGCTTTCATCAGCTAGCGAAGCTATTTGAAGAACATTTCGCCGGATCTGCAATATACTTGCACGACTCCGATTACCTGAACACCATCAAGCAAGGACCAAACGAAAGCCTAAAGGACTATATGACTCGCTTTACCAAGGTCGCAATCAGCATACCAGATCTCCACCCCGAGGTCCATCTGCATGCAATTAAAAGCGGCCTCCGACCCGGGAAATTCCAGGAGACGATCGCAGTGGCAAAACCGAAGACTCTAGCAGAATTTCGAGAGAAAGCAAAAGGACAAATTGACATCGAGGAGCTCAGACAAGCTCGGAAATCTGACAAGTCACATTTCCGCGAAGAAGATAAGAGCTCATCCATTAAGAAAAGTTTTAAACTAACACCTCGATTTGATTCTTATACGCAGTTTAACACTAAGAAGGAGGACATAATCAAGGAGATCTTGAACTCCAAATTAATCAAACCACCAAGAAAGGCTGGCACATACCAGGATGTAAAGCATGTAGACAAATCAAAGTACTGTGCTTTCCACCAAAAACACGGCCACAATACCGATGATTGTGTGGTCGCCAAAGATCTCTTAGAACGACTAGCAAGACAAGGCCACCTagacaaatacattggtggtcaGATCCAAAAACGTGGCCCCAGTTCCACAACCAACGACCTCTCTGAACAACACCGAGGAAAAGAGAAGGCATCTTCAAACCAATATGAAAGACCACGAGGTATAATCAATTGTATTTCAGGAGGATACGCAAGTGGGGGATACTCAAACTCGGCAAGGAAAAGGTCATTCAGAGCAATATGCTCGGTAGAAGGACCAAAGCAAGATGTAGCAATCAATAACCCACAACCAGAAGTCACCTTCACACAGGCCAACTTTAACTCCAGCATACAAAATTTGGACGACCCTGTGGTAATCACCCTCCAGATAGGGGATCTATTAGTAAAAAAAGTGCTCTTGGATCCCGGGAACAGCGCCGATGTTCTGTTTTATTCCACATTTCAAAAGATGAAGCTCAGCGACAACATGCTACAGTCCACAGGAGGAGACTTAGTCGGCTTCTCGGGAGAACGAGTTCCAATACTCGGATCAGtttggttacaaaccacactgggtGAGCATCCTCTTTCAAAAACTAATGATATTCAATATCTAGTAGTTGACTGTTTCAGTCCATATAACCTTATCCTTGGCCGACCTTTTCTAAATAAGTTCGGCGCCATTGTCTCTACAGTCCATCTCTGTGTAAAGTTTCCACTGCAGGATGATCAGGTTGCAACAATCCATGGAAATCATAAAGAGGCCCGACAGTGTTATAACACCAGCATGAAGTTCCAAAACCGCTCAACACAACAAGTCAACAATGTCGAACTCAAACAAAACGAAGACACACTAGCTGACCTCGACCCAAGAGCCGATTTTCTCGAGCGACCAAAACCATCCGATGACCTACAAAAAGTGTATTTTAATAATGACCCTAACAATTTACATATGTAG